GAGCGTATCGGCTCGCTCCGGCCGGCTCCCGGCTGGCGCGCTGCATGCTGTTGCTCTGCATCGCCCTGGCCATGCAGACCGCATGGGCCGAACCAGGCCAGGCCGAACCATCCGTTTCCCTGCAAGGGCCCAGCGGTGGCTGGCGCTATTACGGCCTCAACGACGGCGATGGCGAGGCGCGGGTGGCCTACCCGACGCCGCCTATCGACCGCGGCGCCCAGCGCGGGCGCAGCCTGATCGAGGGCACCCTGCAGAACATCGGCCACCTGCGAGCGCCCCACCGGCTGGTGGTCAACGGCAACCCGCTGCCGCTGTACACCGACGAGCAGGGCAGCTTCGCCCGGCCCTACGCCTTTGGCGCCGGCTCCAACAGCGTGGAGCTGGCGGCCGGCGAGGGCAAATCGCTCAAGCGCGTGCAGTTCTTTGAAGCCAACAACCTGCGCACGCCGGCGCGTATCCGCATGGTGCTCGGCTGGGACGATCCCAAGGCCGAACTCGACCTGCACGTGGTCACCCCGGACGGCCAGCATGCGTTCTGGAGCCACCCGGTACTCACCAACGGCGGCGGTCTGGATGTCGACAGCGTCGACGGCCCCGGCCCGGAAATGTTCACCATGACCGCGCCGCTGCAGGGCACCTACCTGGTTTACGTGAACTACTGGGGCAACCTGGGCAGCGAGGGCTACAACTTCGAGGCCGGCAGCAACGGGAACGAGATCATCACCGCGCAGATCAACCTGATCTTCAACGAGAACACCGTCAACGAGAAGCGCGAGACCTTCGTGGTGCCGCTGCGCGCCATCGGTGAGCTGCTGTTCGTCAAATCCTTCAATTACTGATATCCCGAGGCTCGGATGAACCGGAATACCACTGCCCACCTGCGCCATGTCGCTCTGCTGCTGACGGCCGGCCTGCTGGCTGCCTGCGGCCAGGATTCGCGCGAACTGGGTGAGCGCAGCGCCCTGGGCCTGGACCTCAAGCACCCCGATGCGCTGATCGAAAGCGCCTCGCTCAGCCGCCTGCCCAGGGACCTGCTGGCGGTGCCCTTGCTGCGCGACACCCTCACCGAAGACTTCGTGTTCTACTACGAGCACAACGCCGACCGCCTGGGTCTGGTCGGCAGCCTGCGGCGGATCATCTACGAGCGCGACCTGAAGCTGCGCGACAACCTGCTCGACGAGTTGCTCGACCAGCCCGCCGACGTGGCCCTGTGGAAGGGCGCCGACGGCAAGCTCAAGCACTTTGTGATGGTCATGCAGCGCGGCGGCCTGGCCAAGGTACTGGAACCCCTGGCCCACGTCGCCCTGGACGACACCCAGCTCAGCAGGGCCGGCGAGCTGCGCGTCGATGGCAGCAGCGTGCCGCTGTACCGCCTCAACTACCTGGGTGATCGCGCCCTGCTGCTGGCCAGCCATGGCGACAAGCTGCTGGTGCTGTCCTCGCCGGGTATGCTGTTCGGCGAGGACGACAAGCTCGCCCGCGAGGCCACGGAATCCGTCGAGGCGCTGCTCGATGGCGATAATCCCTTCGCCAAGCGCTTCGGCCTCAAGGCTCGCGAAACCGAGCAGCAGCGCATTTCCCTGAGCGGCGAATACGTCGCCCTCGGCTACCAGCGCTTCTTCCCGGCGTTTGCCGGCGTGCGCTTCGAGAAGGGTGAGGGCGGCTGGAACAGCTTCCTGGCGCTCAACGAAGTGGACGATCAGCAGGCCATGGATTTCACGCCGATCTGGACAGCCATGCCCATGGGCGCCAGCGCCTGCGTGGCGGTGCCGGTGGCGCCGGGCAGCGCGGACAAACTGCTGGCCAAGGTCGGCGCCAGCGAGCAAGCCAGCGAAGAGCTGCGCAAGCGCCTGGGCAACGTCGCCGGCCTGTGCTGGTACGCCGACTCGCGGCTGCACTCGCCGCTGCTGGTCGCCCACCTCGACGAAGCCGCCACGCCGGAGCTGGATCAGGCCATCGGCGGGTTGTTCGACGGCATGATCGGCGCCTTCGAGCCCAATGCCGAGAGCGGCCGCTTCCCGGTCGAAAGCCAGAGCACGGCCGACGGCCACACCTGGCGCCGCCAGGTGGGCTCCAACTTCGGTCAGTACCCGGCCGAAGCCAGCAACACCCCCGACGCCCTGGCGTCCCGCGCATTCTTCAACGTCAGCCTGGCGCGCCAGGGCCAGACGCTGCTGTTTTCGCTGGATGACACACTGGTGATCAAGGCCCTGGATACCCTCAACAAGCGCTACCCGCCCCTGGCCGAAGTGTTGCCCGCCGACGGCCTGGTGCCTGGATACCTGGCGCCCGAGGGCTTGTCGCGCCTGCTCGAACAGGAAACCCTGGACAGCCTGCCCGCCAACTACGAACCGGTATTCCGCAACGCCGCCGACACCCACCTGCTGCCCAAGCTGCGTGCACTGGGTGGTTATGGGCAGTTCGCGCTGACGCTGCCGAAAGACACCGAAGCCGACGATGACTGGAAATGGATTCCGTTGGAATGGCGCGCGCTTTGATCACTGCCATGCCCAGCTGGCGCGTGCTGCTGGCTGCGGCGCTGCTCGCGTTCGGCCTGTGCGCCCGCGCTGAGCAGGCGCCCGGCCTGAACCCCGAGCAGTCGCAGATCTTTCGCGCCTGGTTCGTGCGTATCGCCCAGGAACAGCTGCGCCAGGGCCCGAGCCCGCGCTGGTATCAGCAGGATTGCGTGGGCCTGGTGCGCTTCGCCGCCAACGAGGCGCTCAAGGTGCACGACGCCAAGTGGCTGCGCGCCAACGGCCTGTCCAACCGCTACCTGCCGCCGGAGCTACAGCTGAGCGACGCCCAACGCGCGCTGGCACAGAGCTGGAACCAGGGCGGCGGCAAGCGCGGCCCCTACGTCAATGCGATCAAGATGATCCAGTTCAACAGCCAGTTGGTCGGCCGCGACCTGAACGGGGCGCGCCCCGGCGACCTGATGTTCTTCGATCAGGGCGATGACCAGCACCTGATGATCTGGATGGGCCGCGACATCGTTTACCACACCGGCACCACCACTCCCACGGATAACGGCATGCGTGCCGTCAGCCTGCAACAACTCATGACATGGAAGGACACCCGATGGATACCCGACGACGCCAACCCCAACTTTATCGGCATCTATCGGCTGAATTTCCTCGCGCGATGAACCGTCTGCTCGCCGTCGCGCTGCTGGCGCTCATGCCCCTGGCCGCTCATGCCGAAGACGAAGTGCCGGGCAGTGGCTACACGCCGCTTTCCGGCGAGTCGTTCTTCCTGCTCGCCGATTCCAGCTTCGCCGCCGATGAAGTGGCCACCGTGCGCCTCGAAGCGCCGGGCCGCGACTACCGCCGCTATCGCATGGAAGGTTATGGCGGCGTGGACATGCGCCTGTACCGCATCGACCAGCCGCTGGAGTTCCTCAAGCGCCAGAAAAACCTGCACCGCGTGGTCGCCGAGGGCCAGTTCAAGGGCGAGGGGCTGTCCAACACCCTGGCGTACCTGTGGGACAACTGGTACCGCAAATCCCGCCGGGTGATGCAGCGCGCCTTCTCCTACGAGTCGCGCAAGCAGGTCACCGAGGAAGCGCCGGAGCTGAAGATGGGCAGCGCCATCGCCGCGCCTACCGAATACACCCCGCAGGTGCAGTTCGCACCGATGAAGGGCCTGCCCCTGGTGGCCGAGTTCCGCTACCCGCTGTGGGAAGCCAAACCCATCGAGCCGCCGGCCGGCGTCGACCTGTCCGGCTCGTCGAGCAACTTCGTCAGCGTCGCCTCGGGCAATGTCTATGTGCCGTTGGGCAAGCTGAAACCGGGCCTGTACCTGGCCGAGGCGATCATCGGCAAGTACCGCGCCACCACCGTGGTATTCGTCTCCAACACCGTGGCGGTCAGCAAGATCGCTGGCGGCGAGCTCCTGGTATGGACGGCCGACAAGCACCAGGGCACGCCGGTGGCCGACGCCAAGCTGTTGTGGAGCGATGGCCTGGGCGTGATGACCAGCGGCAAGACCGATGCCCA
Above is a genomic segment from Pseudomonas argentinensis containing:
- a CDS encoding YfaP family protein; amino-acid sequence: MQTAWAEPGQAEPSVSLQGPSGGWRYYGLNDGDGEARVAYPTPPIDRGAQRGRSLIEGTLQNIGHLRAPHRLVVNGNPLPLYTDEQGSFARPYAFGAGSNSVELAAGEGKSLKRVQFFEANNLRTPARIRMVLGWDDPKAELDLHVVTPDGQHAFWSHPVLTNGGGLDVDSVDGPGPEMFTMTAPLQGTYLVYVNYWGNLGSEGYNFEAGSNGNEIITAQINLIFNENTVNEKRETFVVPLRAIGELLFVKSFNY
- a CDS encoding DUF2138 domain-containing protein, translating into MNRNTTAHLRHVALLLTAGLLAACGQDSRELGERSALGLDLKHPDALIESASLSRLPRDLLAVPLLRDTLTEDFVFYYEHNADRLGLVGSLRRIIYERDLKLRDNLLDELLDQPADVALWKGADGKLKHFVMVMQRGGLAKVLEPLAHVALDDTQLSRAGELRVDGSSVPLYRLNYLGDRALLLASHGDKLLVLSSPGMLFGEDDKLAREATESVEALLDGDNPFAKRFGLKARETEQQRISLSGEYVALGYQRFFPAFAGVRFEKGEGGWNSFLALNEVDDQQAMDFTPIWTAMPMGASACVAVPVAPGSADKLLAKVGASEQASEELRKRLGNVAGLCWYADSRLHSPLLVAHLDEAATPELDQAIGGLFDGMIGAFEPNAESGRFPVESQSTADGHTWRRQVGSNFGQYPAEASNTPDALASRAFFNVSLARQGQTLLFSLDDTLVIKALDTLNKRYPPLAEVLPADGLVPGYLAPEGLSRLLEQETLDSLPANYEPVFRNAADTHLLPKLRALGGYGQFALTLPKDTEADDDWKWIPLEWRAL
- a CDS encoding DUF1175 domain-containing protein; translation: MPSWRVLLAAALLAFGLCARAEQAPGLNPEQSQIFRAWFVRIAQEQLRQGPSPRWYQQDCVGLVRFAANEALKVHDAKWLRANGLSNRYLPPELQLSDAQRALAQSWNQGGGKRGPYVNAIKMIQFNSQLVGRDLNGARPGDLMFFDQGDDQHLMIWMGRDIVYHTGTTTPTDNGMRAVSLQQLMTWKDTRWIPDDANPNFIGIYRLNFLAR